One Ostrea edulis chromosome 2, xbOstEdul1.1, whole genome shotgun sequence genomic region harbors:
- the LOC125681451 gene encoding uncharacterized protein LOC125681451 isoform X2: MTNNENHGVLPPILQRQPRPVTRKRREPPTQFHQPPGEEQSANRKSLRRGSDIRDSSPRTSLLWNRRQESPRHVFLRRPETKNTTFRPRTANFTVNKRSPQRTEEKSSKRTSPPRKNGPNTSLRRRGGDPEVNERANVTLRLPRIQTAKHKNRKMRNLESGDVKQTIVISDSNVAIKGNQTINRARQRGPTKQRKFLKDLRPRRDILEEETLATLEDVNDYLLNYITTRAYINSKEILNREKFLLIRSKPGDGCSSIGLKLLHDFTRANPPKTPLQVTEVIDFDEAIGGKNTAIFIDDLFNLDMVSLEHKKEWIEKLQRLATALQVKSRNNYVIITMREDAYERLPNFLRDSKLFKSALIDISHEDNNLTFQEKTDFLNRYVLPYAPLSPLQSTELLNVSLPFGFPKCCEIFQDNPLFHKSPFDFFRDPQIFIQGELEVILSEEPCRLAPLALVLLGNGAISEKQLHNIERKGNDALWDKLEEHYENLITCERKQLKYFAHDARKTFLQFDRNTNQFTFSHPSIQRAMACILARVDLKPVIKHCDLSLLPQMRTKSDLCRSKDEVLLDSRCFKTLSKQICKTMANRDKVYFDLLSKMSVWEERKFVLSFANFLKQNTKEEIFSSQDVSSKLLIEYAMQNDKHKSVENMLFVAGKTGKSKCWLDIACENNQRLAIMLLRNNIQPDIETIQCGIKGKNPKILRETLEHVGMNFDRFERRQSKVADNFSSDVTIADEACLSGDIDVVRTVTEYFPELVNSRKEASFLVLIKAAITGGICEIVNRMVDLGVNASSSNQDHSGQNNRVVFCIACKYGETEIAKYFGSEDGTLFTSRDKNNHTPLHSAAIGGTKELAEYLIRGGVDPFAVTVKQATALHLSCASGNLDIVTLLVDNYPTLIEMEDKKEATPVHYATRGGSIEILTLLVERQADIAKVTRKGESILHVSCHRGYIEIAKFITEKCPELSSATTKDGKTALHFACTTDDLDLVKFLVEDLHLNPLQETNAGETSLQMATGYEVKNYLQSVCLSKKPSCNSRIGPNVFESVI; this comes from the exons ATGACGAATAACGAAAATCACGGCGTCTTGCCGCCTATACTTCAGCGTCAACCACGCCCCGTTACAAGGAAGCGAAGGGAAC CTCCCACACAGTTTCATCAACCACCCGGAGAAGAACAAAGTGCCAATCGTAAATCACTAAGAAGAGGAAGTGACATCAGAGATTCGTCACCCCGAACGTCACTTTTATGGAACAGACGACAGGAATCACCCCGCCATGTATTCTTGAGGAGACCAGAGACAAAAAATACAACCTTTCGTCCTCGAACAGCAAACTTTACAGTCAACAAGAGATCGCCTCAAAGGACGGAAGAAAAAAGTAGTAAACGAACTTCTCCCCCTAGAAAAAACGGACCAAACACCTCGCTCAGAAGAAGGGGTGGCGATCCTGAAGTCAATGAACGAGCTAATGTTACTCTTCGACTACCGCGAATACAGACTGCTAAGCACAAGAATAGGAAAATGAGAa atcttgaaagtgGTGATGTCAAACAGACTATCGTCATCAGTGACTCCAATGTGGCAATAAAAGGAAACCAGACGATAAATAGGGCGCGGCAGAGGG GaccaacaaaacaaagaaaatttcTTAAGGATCTGCGACCTCGGCGTGATATTCTGGAGG aaGAAACACTGGCCACGCTGGAAGACGTGAACGATTATCTGCTGAATTATATAACAACAAGAGCTTACATAAACTCGAAAGAAATTCTTAACAGAGAAAAATTTCTGCTGATCAGATCAAAACCCGGAGATGGTTGCTCTTCCATTGGATTAAAACTTTTGCACGATTTCACACGTGCAAATCCCCCTAAAACTCCACTCCAAGTCACTGAAGTTATTGACTTCGATGAAGCAATTGGAGGAAAAAACACCGCTATTTTCATAGATGATTTGTTTAATCTAGATATGGTATCCCTTGAACACAAGAAAGAATGGATTGAAAAGCTCCAACGCCTTGCAACTGCATTGCAGGTTAAAAGCAGAAACAACTACGTTATCATCACGATGCGTGAAGACGCTTACGAACGTTTGCCAAACTTCCTTCGCGACAGTAAGCTTTTCAAGTCCGCGTTGATTGATATAAGTCACGAGGACAATAATCTTACATTTCAGGAGAAAACAGATTTCTTAAATCGGTATGTCCTTCCCTATGCTCCTCTATCACCCTTACAATCCACAGAGCTGCTCAATGTCTCTCTTCCATTTGGCTTTCCAAAATGCTGTGAAATTTTTCAAGACAATCCGTTATTTCATAAAAGTCCTTTCGACTTCTTCCGTGATCCGCAAATCTTTATACAGGGTGAATTAGAAGTTATTCTCTCGGAAGAACCGTGCAGATTGGCACCACTCGCTCTCGTTCTTCTTGGCAATGGAGCAATCTCAGAGAAACAACTCCATAATATCGAAAGGAAAGGGAACGATGCCTTGTGGGATAAACTTGAAGAACATTACGAAAACCTGATCACGTGCGAAAGAAAGCAGTTAAAATATTTCGCTCACGACGCAAGAAAAACGTTTTTGCAATTTGATCGAAACACCAATCAGTTCACGTTTAGTCATCCATCTATTCAAAGAGCCATGGCATGCATATTAGCCAGAGTAGATTTGAAGCCTGTGATAAAGCATTGTGATTTGTCACTTCTTCCGCAGATGCGGACTAAAAGTGATTTATGCAGATCGAAAGACGAAGTTCTTTTAGATAGTAGATGCTTCAAAACTTTGAGTAAGCAAATTTGCAAAACAATGGCAAATAGAGACAAGGTATATTTCGATTTGTTATCCAAAATGTCTGTTTGGGAAGAGAGAAAATTCGTGCTATCCTTTGCCAATTTTCTTAAGCAAAATACCAAAGAGGAAATTTTTTCTTCACAAGACGTTTCGAGTAAATTGCTCATAGAATATGCGATGCAGAATGACAAACACAAGTCAGTTGAAAATATGTTATTTGTTGCCGGTAAGACTGGAAAGAGCAAATGCTGGCTAGACATAGCTTGTGAAAACAACCAACGTCTAGCAATAATGCTTCTGCGAAACAACATACAGCCTGATATTGAGACGATCCAGTGTGGAATTAAAggcaaaaatccaaaaatactCCGTGAAACTTTGGAACAtgttggaatgaactttgaccGATTTGAACGCAGACAGAGTAAAGTTGCTGACAATTTCTCTTCTGATGTTACTATCGCAGACGAAGCGTGCCTGTCTGGTGATATCGACGTTGTACGCACAGTGACAGAGTATTTTCCCGAACTTGTGAATTCCAGAAAGGAAGCTAGTTTTCTTGTTTTGATTAAAGCGGCCATTACCGGAGGGATTTGTGAAATCGTGAACAGAATGGTTGACTTGGGAGTTAATGCAAGTTCCTCTAATCAAGACCACTCAGGGCAAAATAACCGAGTTGTCTTTTGTATCGCTTGTAAATATGGAGAGACTGAAATTGCAAAATACTTCGGTAGTGAGGACGGTACTCTTTTTACTTCAAGGGACAAAAACAACCACACACCATTGCATTCAGCGGCAATTGGTGGAACAAAGGAACTTGCGGAGTACCTCATTAGAGGTGGAGTGGACCCGTTTGCAGTGACAGTGAAGCAGGCAACAGCTCTTCACCTTTCTTGTGCTAGTGGTAACCTTGACATTGTCACCCTCCTTGTGGATAACTATCCAACTCTTATTGAAATGGAAGACAAGAAAGAAGCTACCCCAGTACATTATGCCACAAGAGGGGGATCTATTGAAATTCTTACTCTTCTCGTAGAAAGACAGGCAGATATCGCGAAAGTAACCAGGAAAGGAGAATCCATATTGCATGTGTCGTGTCATCGAGGATACATAGAAATAGCAAAATTCATCACTGAGAAGTGCCCCGAGTTGTCGTCTGCTACAACCAAAGATGGTAAGACAGCGCTCCACTTTGCCTGCACCacggatgaccttgacctcgtAAAGTTCCTAGTAGAGGATCTTCATCTTAACCCTCTGCAGGAGACCAATGCCGGAGAAACCTCCTTACAAATGGCGACAGGATATGAAGTCAAAAACTATCTTCAAAGTGTCTGCCTGTCTAAGAAACCCTCTTGCAATTCAAGAATTGGCCCCAATGTGTTTGAATCCGTAATTTGA
- the LOC125681451 gene encoding uncharacterized protein LOC125681451 isoform X1, whose product MTNNENHGVLPPILQRQPRPVTRKRREPAPTQFHQPPGEEQSANRKSLRRGSDIRDSSPRTSLLWNRRQESPRHVFLRRPETKNTTFRPRTANFTVNKRSPQRTEEKSSKRTSPPRKNGPNTSLRRRGGDPEVNERANVTLRLPRIQTAKHKNRKMRNLESGDVKQTIVISDSNVAIKGNQTINRARQRGPTKQRKFLKDLRPRRDILEEETLATLEDVNDYLLNYITTRAYINSKEILNREKFLLIRSKPGDGCSSIGLKLLHDFTRANPPKTPLQVTEVIDFDEAIGGKNTAIFIDDLFNLDMVSLEHKKEWIEKLQRLATALQVKSRNNYVIITMREDAYERLPNFLRDSKLFKSALIDISHEDNNLTFQEKTDFLNRYVLPYAPLSPLQSTELLNVSLPFGFPKCCEIFQDNPLFHKSPFDFFRDPQIFIQGELEVILSEEPCRLAPLALVLLGNGAISEKQLHNIERKGNDALWDKLEEHYENLITCERKQLKYFAHDARKTFLQFDRNTNQFTFSHPSIQRAMACILARVDLKPVIKHCDLSLLPQMRTKSDLCRSKDEVLLDSRCFKTLSKQICKTMANRDKVYFDLLSKMSVWEERKFVLSFANFLKQNTKEEIFSSQDVSSKLLIEYAMQNDKHKSVENMLFVAGKTGKSKCWLDIACENNQRLAIMLLRNNIQPDIETIQCGIKGKNPKILRETLEHVGMNFDRFERRQSKVADNFSSDVTIADEACLSGDIDVVRTVTEYFPELVNSRKEASFLVLIKAAITGGICEIVNRMVDLGVNASSSNQDHSGQNNRVVFCIACKYGETEIAKYFGSEDGTLFTSRDKNNHTPLHSAAIGGTKELAEYLIRGGVDPFAVTVKQATALHLSCASGNLDIVTLLVDNYPTLIEMEDKKEATPVHYATRGGSIEILTLLVERQADIAKVTRKGESILHVSCHRGYIEIAKFITEKCPELSSATTKDGKTALHFACTTDDLDLVKFLVEDLHLNPLQETNAGETSLQMATGYEVKNYLQSVCLSKKPSCNSRIGPNVFESVI is encoded by the exons ATGACGAATAACGAAAATCACGGCGTCTTGCCGCCTATACTTCAGCGTCAACCACGCCCCGTTACAAGGAAGCGAAGGGAAC CAGCTCCCACACAGTTTCATCAACCACCCGGAGAAGAACAAAGTGCCAATCGTAAATCACTAAGAAGAGGAAGTGACATCAGAGATTCGTCACCCCGAACGTCACTTTTATGGAACAGACGACAGGAATCACCCCGCCATGTATTCTTGAGGAGACCAGAGACAAAAAATACAACCTTTCGTCCTCGAACAGCAAACTTTACAGTCAACAAGAGATCGCCTCAAAGGACGGAAGAAAAAAGTAGTAAACGAACTTCTCCCCCTAGAAAAAACGGACCAAACACCTCGCTCAGAAGAAGGGGTGGCGATCCTGAAGTCAATGAACGAGCTAATGTTACTCTTCGACTACCGCGAATACAGACTGCTAAGCACAAGAATAGGAAAATGAGAa atcttgaaagtgGTGATGTCAAACAGACTATCGTCATCAGTGACTCCAATGTGGCAATAAAAGGAAACCAGACGATAAATAGGGCGCGGCAGAGGG GaccaacaaaacaaagaaaatttcTTAAGGATCTGCGACCTCGGCGTGATATTCTGGAGG aaGAAACACTGGCCACGCTGGAAGACGTGAACGATTATCTGCTGAATTATATAACAACAAGAGCTTACATAAACTCGAAAGAAATTCTTAACAGAGAAAAATTTCTGCTGATCAGATCAAAACCCGGAGATGGTTGCTCTTCCATTGGATTAAAACTTTTGCACGATTTCACACGTGCAAATCCCCCTAAAACTCCACTCCAAGTCACTGAAGTTATTGACTTCGATGAAGCAATTGGAGGAAAAAACACCGCTATTTTCATAGATGATTTGTTTAATCTAGATATGGTATCCCTTGAACACAAGAAAGAATGGATTGAAAAGCTCCAACGCCTTGCAACTGCATTGCAGGTTAAAAGCAGAAACAACTACGTTATCATCACGATGCGTGAAGACGCTTACGAACGTTTGCCAAACTTCCTTCGCGACAGTAAGCTTTTCAAGTCCGCGTTGATTGATATAAGTCACGAGGACAATAATCTTACATTTCAGGAGAAAACAGATTTCTTAAATCGGTATGTCCTTCCCTATGCTCCTCTATCACCCTTACAATCCACAGAGCTGCTCAATGTCTCTCTTCCATTTGGCTTTCCAAAATGCTGTGAAATTTTTCAAGACAATCCGTTATTTCATAAAAGTCCTTTCGACTTCTTCCGTGATCCGCAAATCTTTATACAGGGTGAATTAGAAGTTATTCTCTCGGAAGAACCGTGCAGATTGGCACCACTCGCTCTCGTTCTTCTTGGCAATGGAGCAATCTCAGAGAAACAACTCCATAATATCGAAAGGAAAGGGAACGATGCCTTGTGGGATAAACTTGAAGAACATTACGAAAACCTGATCACGTGCGAAAGAAAGCAGTTAAAATATTTCGCTCACGACGCAAGAAAAACGTTTTTGCAATTTGATCGAAACACCAATCAGTTCACGTTTAGTCATCCATCTATTCAAAGAGCCATGGCATGCATATTAGCCAGAGTAGATTTGAAGCCTGTGATAAAGCATTGTGATTTGTCACTTCTTCCGCAGATGCGGACTAAAAGTGATTTATGCAGATCGAAAGACGAAGTTCTTTTAGATAGTAGATGCTTCAAAACTTTGAGTAAGCAAATTTGCAAAACAATGGCAAATAGAGACAAGGTATATTTCGATTTGTTATCCAAAATGTCTGTTTGGGAAGAGAGAAAATTCGTGCTATCCTTTGCCAATTTTCTTAAGCAAAATACCAAAGAGGAAATTTTTTCTTCACAAGACGTTTCGAGTAAATTGCTCATAGAATATGCGATGCAGAATGACAAACACAAGTCAGTTGAAAATATGTTATTTGTTGCCGGTAAGACTGGAAAGAGCAAATGCTGGCTAGACATAGCTTGTGAAAACAACCAACGTCTAGCAATAATGCTTCTGCGAAACAACATACAGCCTGATATTGAGACGATCCAGTGTGGAATTAAAggcaaaaatccaaaaatactCCGTGAAACTTTGGAACAtgttggaatgaactttgaccGATTTGAACGCAGACAGAGTAAAGTTGCTGACAATTTCTCTTCTGATGTTACTATCGCAGACGAAGCGTGCCTGTCTGGTGATATCGACGTTGTACGCACAGTGACAGAGTATTTTCCCGAACTTGTGAATTCCAGAAAGGAAGCTAGTTTTCTTGTTTTGATTAAAGCGGCCATTACCGGAGGGATTTGTGAAATCGTGAACAGAATGGTTGACTTGGGAGTTAATGCAAGTTCCTCTAATCAAGACCACTCAGGGCAAAATAACCGAGTTGTCTTTTGTATCGCTTGTAAATATGGAGAGACTGAAATTGCAAAATACTTCGGTAGTGAGGACGGTACTCTTTTTACTTCAAGGGACAAAAACAACCACACACCATTGCATTCAGCGGCAATTGGTGGAACAAAGGAACTTGCGGAGTACCTCATTAGAGGTGGAGTGGACCCGTTTGCAGTGACAGTGAAGCAGGCAACAGCTCTTCACCTTTCTTGTGCTAGTGGTAACCTTGACATTGTCACCCTCCTTGTGGATAACTATCCAACTCTTATTGAAATGGAAGACAAGAAAGAAGCTACCCCAGTACATTATGCCACAAGAGGGGGATCTATTGAAATTCTTACTCTTCTCGTAGAAAGACAGGCAGATATCGCGAAAGTAACCAGGAAAGGAGAATCCATATTGCATGTGTCGTGTCATCGAGGATACATAGAAATAGCAAAATTCATCACTGAGAAGTGCCCCGAGTTGTCGTCTGCTACAACCAAAGATGGTAAGACAGCGCTCCACTTTGCCTGCACCacggatgaccttgacctcgtAAAGTTCCTAGTAGAGGATCTTCATCTTAACCCTCTGCAGGAGACCAATGCCGGAGAAACCTCCTTACAAATGGCGACAGGATATGAAGTCAAAAACTATCTTCAAAGTGTCTGCCTGTCTAAGAAACCCTCTTGCAATTCAAGAATTGGCCCCAATGTGTTTGAATCCGTAATTTGA
- the LOC125681452 gene encoding probable palmitoyltransferase ZDHHC24: protein MDVLLQTSVPRRTIDRIMFVYLLLLVHNVMFYLYFIVFPWQRENSGTSDLTIYLYGAWTLFLYVNIMGGTWKVILTNTSTAGVVLPTMIKPGWTYCYGCQTNAPPRSYHCAICNRCVLKRDHHCIYTGRCIGYFNYRYYLTILFYSLLLAIFTSSISLSLAWEMLGDFSVYNILGFIFPIVMFFLGIFNFYKAYTVFMSFIVTLFSLMLTILAIWHTKNVCHNMTTYERRRGIFTYDLGLRENLRQILGKKWRVSWISPFIPSPLPGDGLEFPTKGSYESPKDL from the exons ATGGATGTTTTACTGCAGACAAGTGTTCCCCGGCGGACGATCGACAGAATCATGTTTGTCTACCTATTGCTGTTAGTCCACAACGTCATGttctatttgtattttattgtgTTTCCATGGCAAAGGGAGAATTCCGGAACCAGTGACTTAACTATTTATCTGTATGGGGCGTGGACCTTATTTCTTTACGTGAATATTATGGGGGGTACGTGGAAGGTGATTCTGACCAACACTTCTACGGCGGGGGTGGTACTGCCTACCATGATCAAGCCAG gCTGGACATACTGTTATGGCTGTCAGACCAACGCGCCACCTAGATCTTACCACTGTGCAATCTGTAACCGCTGTGTGCTCAAGCGTGACCATCACTGCATTTACACGGGCCGCTGTATAGGTTACTTTAACTACCGTTACTACCTGACAATTTTGTTCTATTCACTATTGCTCGCCATATTTACTTCCAGTATAAGTCTAAGTCTCGCTTGGGAAATGCTCGGAGATTTCTCAGTCTATAATATACTGGGGTTCATTTTCCCTATCGTTATGTTTTTCTTGGGAATTTTCAACTTCTACAAGGCATATACAGTATTCATGTCCTTCATTGTCACCCTGTTTTCATTGATGTTGACTATTTTGGCCATCTGGCACACTAAAAACGTCTGTCATAACATGACGACGTACGAACGGCGACGAGGGATATTCACGTATGACCTTGGACTGCGAGAAAATCTAAGACAAATTTTAGGAAAGAAATGGCGTGTGTCTTGGATTAGTCCGTTCATTCCGTCACCACTTCCGGGAGATGGTTTAGAGTTTCCGACTAAAGGCAGCTACGAAAGTCCGAAGGATCTGTGA